From a region of the Carassius auratus strain Wakin unplaced genomic scaffold, ASM336829v1 scaf_tig00047001, whole genome shotgun sequence genome:
- the LOC113088753 gene encoding wiskott-Aldrich syndrome protein family member 1-like, with the protein MPLVKRSIEPRHLCHTALPHSIKNELECVTNISLANVIRQLSSLSKYAEDLFGELFNEAHSFSFRVNSLQERVDRLSISVTQLDPKEEELSLQDITMRKAFRSSTIQDQQLFERQSLPVPMQETYELCEQPPPLNILTPYRDDGKEGLKFYTNPSYFFDLWREKMLQDTEDKRKERRKQKVRW; encoded by the exons ATGCCGCTGGTCAAGCGCAGTATTGAGCCTCGTCACCTGTGTCACACAGCTCTGCCACACAGCATCAAGAACGAGCTGGAGTGTGTGACCAACATCTCTCTGGCCAACGTGATCCGTCAGCTGAGCAGCCTGA gtaaATATGCAGAGGATTTGTTCGGCGAGCTCTTTAATGAAGCTCATTCCTTCTCATTTCGAGTGAATTCGCTTCAGGAGAGAGTCGACCGCCTGTCAATCAGCGTCACTCAGCTTGACCCCAAAGAGGAGGagt tGTCTCTTCAGGACATCACCATGAGAAAGGCCTTCCGCAGCTCCACCATCCAGGACCAGCAGCTGTTTGAGCGTCAGTCTCTTCCCGTCCCCATGCAGGAGACATACGAGCTGTGCGAACAACCTCCACCGCTAAACATCCTCACACCCTACAG GGATGATGGGAAGGAAGGGCTGAAGTTCTACACCAACCCGTCGTACTTCTTCGATCTGTGGAGAGAGAAGATGCTGCAGGACACAGAAGACAAGAGGAAAGAGAGGCGGAAACAGAAGGTGAGATGG